GCGACACGATTGGAAAGCATTCGCGACCTGCCCGCCGAAACAACCGACGGCGTGCGCGTGGAACTGCTCGGAAACATTGAATTTCCCTACGAAGTCGAGCACTGCGTGGAGCGCGGGGCCGACGGCATCGGCTTGTACCGCACCGAGTTCTTGTATCTTTCGACCGACATCGAGCCAACGGAAGAAACGCATTACGAGGCTTATTCGCAGGTCGTCCGCGCCATGGCGGGCAAACCCGTCATCATCCGCACGCTCGATCTCGGCGCCGACAAGCTTGCCCAAATGCCCAGCCCCGAGGAAGAGCGCAATCCGGTGCTGGGGCTGCGCAGCATCCGCATGTCGCTGCGAAATTTGCCGTTGTTCCGTACGCAACTGCGCGCCATCTTGCGGGCCAGCGCGTTAGGCGACGTACGGGTCATGTTCCCGCTAATCACCACGCTGCTGGAGCTGCGCCAAGCTCGCATGCTGCTGGTCGATGTGATGGAAGACCTGGAAGAAAACAAGGTAGCCTTCAATCGCGATCTCCCGGTCGGCATGATGGTCGAAGTGCCCTCGGCCGTATTGATGATTGACCGATTCGTCGAAGAGGTCGATTTCGTCAGCATCGGCACGAATGATCTGATTCAATATACACTGGCCGTCGATCGCGCGAACAAGGACGTGGCGGCCCTATATAACTCAACCGACCCGGCCGTGCTGCGGCTGATCGACATGACGATTCAGGCGACGAAGCGGGCCGACGTTTCGGCAAGCCTTTGCGGCCGCATGAGCAGCAATCCGGCCTACACCCAGTTGCTGCTCGGCTTGGGATTGCGCCAATTCGGCGTGACGCCCAGCGCAATCCCGGAAATCAAGCGACTGATTCGCGCCGCGAATGTCGCTCAATGCGAAACCGTTGCGCAGCGGGCGCTCGCGATGGAAAACGCGCGCGACATCAAAGCGATGTTGCGCGAAGAATTGAAGAAAATTGCCCCGGAATTAGATAAACGATAACCCCTCGGTGATCGGTCATCGATGGTCGCTGGCAACGACCGCCGATCGATCGACACGGACCAAGAACCGCCGACCACGGACCAACCTCGTGCCCCGCCAGCGCGTGCGAA
This region of Pirellulales bacterium genomic DNA includes:
- the ptsP gene encoding phosphoenolpyruvate--protein phosphotransferase gives rise to the protein MQRLQGIAVSPGVAIGEALVMGTEGFRIPRRFVSRDAVDEELDRFGKAVHAAAVEIQHNRDAVAKELGRQYAIIFDAHLQILTDPKLRSELESMIRDRHYSPEYAISRTMRRYAKVFQQLPGGSLAERTSDIFDVEKRLLRNLLGRRREELSKLTSPVVILAHDLTPSETANLDRKFVRGFVTEIGGPGSHTAIVAEGMEIPAVVGVGPFVTDVSGGELVILDGNEGVVILQPDEETVARYRHEAEELRTLATRLESIRDLPAETTDGVRVELLGNIEFPYEVEHCVERGADGIGLYRTEFLYLSTDIEPTEETHYEAYSQVVRAMAGKPVIIRTLDLGADKLAQMPSPEEERNPVLGLRSIRMSLRNLPLFRTQLRAILRASALGDVRVMFPLITTLLELRQARMLLVDVMEDLEENKVAFNRDLPVGMMVEVPSAVLMIDRFVEEVDFVSIGTNDLIQYTLAVDRANKDVAALYNSTDPAVLRLIDMTIQATKRADVSASLCGRMSSNPAYTQLLLGLGLRQFGVTPSAIPEIKRLIRAANVAQCETVAQRALAMENARDIKAMLREELKKIAPELDKR